The following proteins are co-located in the Manihot esculenta cultivar AM560-2 chromosome 7, M.esculenta_v8, whole genome shotgun sequence genome:
- the LOC110607499 gene encoding reticulon-like protein B11, with protein MGESIPPRPISVHQVLGGGAVADLLLWKKWFASVTVLLTATTMWMLFERAGYNLLSFVANVLFLLVAILFIWAKSATLLNRPLPPLPDLEISEETIVKAADALQVYANHALSIARLIAIDRNLKLFLQVAIGLWVASFIGSLCNFLTLVYIGVLLSFSVPVLYDKYQHHIDEKLSVTHRIIQTQYRKIDDSLLKKIPLPSGKEKKFQ; from the exons ATGGGAGAATCCATTCCTCCTCGCCCCATATCCGTTCATCAAGTTCTTGGTGGCGGCGCAG TGGCTGATTTGCTGTTATGGAAGAAATGGTTTGCGAGCGTTACGGTTCTTTTGACTGCGACTACTATGTGGATGCTGTTTGAGCGAGCTGGTTATAATCTCTTGTCTTTTGTAGCCAATGTGTTGTTCCTTCTTGTTGCCATTCTATTCATATGGGCCAAATCTGCCACCCTTCTCAACAG GCCTCTCCCTCCCCTGCCTGACCTAGAAATTTCTGAGGAGACTATTGTCAAAGCTGCTGATGCGCTTCAAGTGTATGCCAATCATGCATTGTCAATTGCTCGTTTGATTGCGATTGATAGAAATTTGAAATTATTCCTTCAG GTCGCGATTGGTTTGTGGGTAGCATCATTTATTGGTAGTCTCTGCAATTTTCTCACTCTTGTCTATATTG GTGTTCTCCTTAGCTTTTCAGTTCCTGTACTTTATGACAAATACCAGCATCACATTGATGAAAAGTTGTCTGTAACACAcagaattattcaaacacagtATAGGAAAATCGATGATAGCCTCCTAAAGAAGATTCCACTACCATCAGGCAAGGAAAAGAAGTTTCAGTAG